One part of the Chryseobacterium mulctrae genome encodes these proteins:
- a CDS encoding phenylacetate--CoA ligase family protein, giving the protein MDFSVEYLKLDQLRHLQSERLASLVGYLEEKSDFYKGKFDELGISPQEIRTIEDISKLPITYKQDLRDNYPFGLFTVPKVELQRIHCSSGTTGKPTVVGYTKEDVDLFSEVVARSLNAAGAKPGMQLHNAYGYGIFTGGLGLHYGAEKLGMSVLPISGGMTARQVDLIMDFKPEVICCSPSYALTIADEFAKRGISANEISLKYAVLGSEPWTELIRHHIEERLGVHATNIYGLSEIIGPGVSMEDFEEKGGSYIWEDHFYPEILDPITKEPVPFGEEGVLVITTLTKKAMPLLRYWTNDITSLYYEENSKRTMVKMRPILGRADDMLIVRGVNVYPSQIEEAFSHVEGVVPNYYLTPIEKEQMCVALDIDVEIDDELIASKNLNQNTDDYAIFVGNFGKSIENEIKKRVGITTKVKIHAQDSLPKCEGGKINRILKTK; this is encoded by the coding sequence GTGGATTTTTCAGTTGAATACTTAAAACTCGACCAATTAAGACATCTCCAATCGGAAAGGTTGGCGAGTTTGGTGGGTTATCTTGAAGAGAAGTCAGATTTTTATAAAGGAAAATTTGATGAATTAGGAATATCACCGCAAGAAATAAGGACAATTGAAGATATTTCAAAACTACCGATTACTTACAAACAAGATTTAAGAGACAATTATCCGTTCGGATTATTTACGGTTCCAAAGGTTGAATTACAAAGAATTCACTGTTCAAGCGGAACAACGGGAAAACCAACGGTTGTAGGATATACAAAAGAAGACGTTGATTTATTCAGCGAAGTCGTAGCAAGATCTTTAAATGCAGCGGGTGCAAAACCGGGAATGCAGTTGCATAATGCTTATGGATACGGAATCTTCACGGGCGGACTAGGGCTACATTATGGTGCTGAAAAACTAGGGATGAGTGTACTTCCAATTTCTGGAGGAATGACAGCAAGACAGGTAGATTTAATCATGGATTTTAAACCTGAAGTAATCTGTTGTTCACCTTCTTATGCTTTAACAATCGCTGATGAATTTGCTAAAAGAGGAATCTCGGCAAATGAAATCAGTTTAAAATATGCTGTTTTAGGTTCAGAGCCATGGACGGAATTGATAAGACATCACATTGAAGAAAGATTAGGCGTTCATGCAACCAATATTTATGGGTTAAGTGAAATTATCGGTCCTGGAGTTTCGATGGAAGACTTTGAGGAAAAAGGAGGCTCTTACATTTGGGAAGATCATTTTTATCCTGAAATTTTAGATCCGATTACAAAAGAACCTGTTCCGTTTGGTGAAGAAGGAGTTTTGGTGATTACGACTTTAACTAAAAAAGCAATGCCGCTTTTACGTTACTGGACGAATGATATCACAAGTCTTTATTATGAAGAAAATTCAAAAAGAACAATGGTTAAAATGAGACCTATTCTTGGAAGAGCTGATGATATGCTGATTGTAAGAGGGGTAAATGTATACCCAAGTCAAATCGAAGAAGCATTTTCTCATGTGGAAGGAGTGGTTCCTAATTATTATTTAACACCGATTGAGAAAGAACAAATGTGTGTAGCGTTGGATATTGATGTTGAAATTGATGATGAATTAATAGCTTCGAAAAATTTAAATCAAAATACCGATGATTATGCTATTTTTGTCGGAAACTTTGGAAAAAGTATAGAAAACGAAATAAAAAAACGAGTAGGAATCACAACGAAAGTGAAAATTCATGCTCAAGACAGCTTACCTAAATGCGAAGGTGGAAAAATTAATAGAATACTAAAAACAAAATGA
- a CDS encoding 2Fe-2S iron-sulfur cluster-binding protein: MNSFYKLKTVRVQKDTNDAVNVAVEIPEELKDKFRFKQGQYLNFRMMINGNEERRSYSICNAPSEKSNTLEVLVKLLENGKVSGYFNEHLHMDEILEVMPPMGGFNTSYHPTNVKTYVGLAAGSGISPVLSNIKESLYQEPNSNAYLFYSNRSMNHVMKKAEIDKLVETFNGRLKVVYLVSREQHEDPIFEGRISPEKLDQLFERYTDIDVKESTFFICGPSEMIKGIADYLKKDKKVPAIQVLFEYFTAPDEENTEEMSDEFKAIANIESMVTVIIDDDEYSFHLNSKKESILDKALKDNLPVPFACKGGVCCTCKAEVLEGEVFMEKNYALTEEEVARGFVLTCQCHPTTNVVMLNYDV, translated from the coding sequence ATGAATTCATTTTATAAATTAAAAACTGTAAGGGTTCAGAAAGATACCAACGATGCTGTAAATGTAGCCGTTGAAATTCCTGAGGAACTGAAAGATAAATTCAGATTCAAGCAGGGGCAATATCTTAATTTCCGAATGATGATTAACGGGAACGAAGAAAGACGTTCTTATTCTATCTGCAATGCGCCGAGTGAAAAAAGCAACACGCTGGAAGTATTGGTGAAATTATTGGAAAACGGAAAAGTTTCCGGTTATTTCAACGAACATCTTCACATGGATGAAATCCTTGAAGTGATGCCTCCAATGGGTGGTTTCAATACATCTTATCATCCGACAAACGTAAAAACTTATGTTGGTTTGGCGGCAGGAAGCGGAATTTCTCCGGTCTTATCAAATATTAAAGAAAGTCTTTACCAGGAACCGAATTCAAATGCTTATCTGTTCTACAGCAACAGAAGCATGAATCATGTGATGAAAAAGGCTGAAATCGATAAGTTAGTTGAAACTTTTAACGGAAGACTGAAAGTTGTTTATTTAGTAAGTCGTGAACAGCACGAAGACCCAATTTTTGAGGGAAGAATCTCTCCTGAAAAATTAGATCAGCTGTTCGAAAGATATACAGATATCGATGTTAAAGAATCTACCTTCTTCATTTGTGGACCTTCAGAAATGATTAAAGGAATTGCAGATTATTTAAAGAAAGATAAGAAAGTACCGGCAATTCAGGTTTTATTTGAATATTTTACTGCTCCAGACGAAGAGAATACGGAGGAAATGAGCGATGAATTCAAAGCTATTGCCAATATAGAAAGTATGGTAACAGTAATCATTGATGATGATGAATATTCGTTCCACCTTAATTCTAAAAAAGAGAGTATCTTAGATAAAGCATTGAAAGACAATCTTCCTGTACCTTTTGCATGTAAAGGAGGAGTTTGTTGTACGTGTAAAGCGGAAGTTTTGGAAGGAGAAGTTTTCATGGAGAAAAACTATGCGCTTACCGAAGAAGAAGTAGCCAGAGGCTTCGTTCTTACCTGTCAATGTCACCCGACAACGAATGTGGTGATGCTTAATTATGATGTATAA
- the paaA gene encoding 1,2-phenylacetyl-CoA epoxidase subunit PaaA: protein MDLEKFVQYVHDENKVEPKDVMPDDYRKLLVRQISQHAHSEIVGMLPEANWISRAPSLRRKMALLAKVQDEAGHGLYLYSATETLGNGTIRADRDATYDDMLEGKAKYSSIFNYPTLSWADIGAIGWLVDGAAIMNQVMLMGNSYGPYSRAMVKICKEESFHQRQGYEILMALCRGTKQQKEMAQASLNRFWWPALMMFGPNDDSSPNSKISMNYRVKRESNDSLRQRFIDVTVSQAEFLGLTVPDKDLKWNEERQHYDFGELPWDEFMEILKGNGPCNKKRLQTKVKAQQENLWVKEAAIAFAEKQEKISI, encoded by the coding sequence ATGGATTTAGAAAAATTTGTACAATACGTACACGACGAAAATAAAGTAGAACCAAAAGATGTAATGCCTGATGATTACAGAAAATTATTGGTTCGTCAGATTTCACAACACGCGCATTCTGAGATTGTTGGGATGTTGCCGGAAGCCAACTGGATTTCCAGAGCGCCTTCATTGAGAAGAAAAATGGCTCTTTTGGCTAAAGTTCAGGATGAAGCAGGACATGGTTTATACTTGTATTCTGCAACTGAAACTTTAGGAAACGGAACTATCAGAGCGGATAGAGATGCGACTTATGACGATATGTTGGAAGGAAAAGCAAAATATTCAAGTATTTTCAATTATCCGACATTGAGCTGGGCAGATATTGGCGCAATCGGTTGGTTGGTTGATGGTGCTGCAATTATGAATCAGGTAATGTTGATGGGGAATTCTTATGGTCCTTATTCAAGAGCAATGGTAAAAATCTGTAAAGAAGAATCTTTCCACCAAAGACAGGGTTATGAGATTTTAATGGCACTTTGCCGTGGTACAAAACAGCAGAAAGAAATGGCTCAGGCTTCGCTAAATCGTTTCTGGTGGCCAGCTTTAATGATGTTTGGTCCAAATGACGACAGTTCTCCAAACTCTAAGATCTCTATGAATTACAGAGTAAAAAGAGAAAGTAACGACAGTCTTCGTCAGAGATTTATCGACGTTACCGTTTCTCAGGCTGAGTTTTTAGGATTAACTGTTCCGGATAAAGATTTAAAATGGAATGAGGAAAGACAACATTACGATTTCGGAGAACTTCCTTGGGATGAATTCATGGAAATCTTAAAAGGAAACGGACCTTGTAACAAGAAAAGACTACAGACAAAAGTAAAAGCGCAACAAGAAAACCTTTGGGTAAAAGAAGCGGCGATTGCTTTTGCAGAAAAACAAGAAAAAATTTCAATATAA
- the paaB gene encoding 1,2-phenylacetyl-CoA epoxidase subunit PaaB yields the protein MANLDMWEVFIQTKPGLSHKHVGIVQAPTAEMALQNARDVYTRRKEGTSVWVVPSKYIVTSEGVDKEAFFDPADDKLYRHPTFYEIPNDVKNM from the coding sequence ATGGCAAATTTAGATATGTGGGAAGTGTTTATTCAGACTAAACCGGGATTATCTCACAAACACGTTGGAATTGTACAGGCTCCAACAGCAGAAATGGCTTTGCAAAATGCAAGAGACGTTTATACAAGAAGAAAAGAGGGAACTTCTGTTTGGGTTGTTCCAAGTAAATATATTGTGACTTCGGAAGGGGTGGATAAAGAAGCATTCTTCGATCCTGCTGATGACAAACTATATCGTCATCCGACTTTTTACGAGATTCCAAACGATGTAAAAAATATGTAA
- the paaC gene encoding 1,2-phenylacetyl-CoA epoxidase subunit PaaC yields MNPLYNYLLKLADDSFIMGQRLSAWCGEGPYLEEDIALTNIALDELGQANNFYVYASRVIDNGKSEDDLAFLRYEHEYVNAHWTELPNEDYAQTILKVYVFSVYQKLMYEALSNSANEELSAIAQKSLKEVRYHYTHAASWMKIFAQGTEESKSRLEKAIENIWEYTKGLFAKTEGEDDLVALNIAPNTDALYEEFLAITKKDFEGFGLEYPTNPFMQPKSRTGYHTEYFGFMLCELQYMQRAYPGCTW; encoded by the coding sequence ATGAACCCATTATATAATTATTTATTAAAACTAGCGGACGACAGTTTCATTATGGGACAGCGTTTGTCTGCGTGGTGCGGTGAAGGTCCTTATTTGGAGGAAGATATTGCATTAACGAACATTGCGTTGGATGAACTTGGACAGGCAAATAACTTTTATGTTTACGCTTCAAGAGTGATCGATAACGGAAAAAGTGAAGATGATTTGGCTTTTCTAAGATACGAACACGAATATGTAAATGCACACTGGACAGAACTTCCGAACGAAGATTATGCACAGACGATTTTAAAAGTTTATGTTTTTTCGGTGTATCAGAAATTGATGTACGAAGCATTATCAAACTCTGCGAATGAAGAATTGTCTGCCATTGCTCAGAAATCTTTGAAAGAAGTAAGATATCATTACACGCACGCTGCTTCTTGGATGAAAATTTTCGCTCAGGGAACAGAAGAGAGTAAATCTCGTTTAGAAAAAGCAATTGAAAATATTTGGGAATATACGAAAGGTTTATTCGCAAAAACCGAAGGTGAAGATGATTTGGTAGCTTTAAATATTGCTCCGAATACAGATGCTCTTTACGAAGAATTTCTTGCCATTACAAAGAAAGATTTTGAAGGTTTCGGTTTAGAATATCCTACAAATCCTTTTATGCAACCAAAATCAAGAACAGGATATCATACAGAATACTTTGGATTTATGCTTTGTGAATTACAGTATATGCAGAGAGCATATCCTGGATGTACGTGGTAG
- the paaD gene encoding 1,2-phenylacetyl-CoA epoxidase subunit PaaD gives MNNLLNILSQVPDPEIPVINIVELGIVREAKVTGENSCEVTITPTYSACPAMFTIEEDIIKLMKENGWDAKVVTKMFPIWTTDWLTDEAREKLRVYGISPPEKGADEHHIGKPKKCPRCGSMNSKQISRFGSTLCKASYQCLDCLEPFDYFKCH, from the coding sequence TTGAATAATTTATTAAACATATTATCTCAAGTCCCCGATCCGGAAATTCCGGTAATCAATATTGTGGAATTGGGCATTGTAAGAGAAGCGAAAGTTACCGGAGAGAATTCTTGCGAAGTGACGATTACACCGACTTATTCTGCCTGTCCCGCTATGTTTACCATTGAGGAAGACATCATCAAATTGATGAAAGAAAACGGTTGGGATGCGAAAGTAGTCACTAAAATGTTTCCGATTTGGACAACAGATTGGTTGACAGATGAAGCGAGAGAAAAACTTCGTGTTTACGGAATTTCACCTCCTGAAAAAGGAGCCGACGAACATCACATTGGGAAACCTAAAAAATGTCCGCGTTGTGGCTCGATGAATTCAAAACAGATCAGCAGATTCGGGTCTACATTATGTAAGGCTTCGTATCAATGTTTAGACTGTTTAGAGCCTTTTGATTATTTTAAATGCCACTAG
- a CDS encoding enoyl-CoA hydratase/isomerase family protein, whose product MYTQLDIESHFDGKLKIAYLNQPETMNALTKPSLGDLKDFIKECSDDPTVRCVAISGRGRAFCSGQNLDDAFVQGSEHHDNDIIRRIVTDYYNPLVLEITRCRKPVVALVNGPAVGAGAMLALICDFVLANNKAYFSQAFSNIGLIPDTGGTYFLPKLLGRQLANYLAFTGKKLSAEESKAYGLVAEVFTEEEFNSKSMEILEKVSNMPTVGLKLTKKAFANSYDNTLKEQLELEGDLQQEAAETEDFKEGVQAFLEKRKPNYKGK is encoded by the coding sequence ATGTACACACAACTTGATATTGAATCACATTTTGACGGAAAGCTTAAAATTGCTTACCTCAATCAGCCTGAAACGATGAATGCGCTTACAAAGCCATCTTTGGGAGATTTAAAAGATTTTATTAAAGAATGTAGTGATGATCCTACAGTAAGATGTGTAGCGATTTCAGGGCGAGGAAGAGCTTTTTGTTCTGGTCAAAACTTGGATGATGCATTTGTTCAGGGTAGTGAGCATCATGATAACGACATTATCAGAAGAATTGTAACAGATTATTACAATCCTTTGGTGCTTGAAATTACCCGTTGCAGAAAACCGGTTGTTGCTTTGGTGAATGGTCCTGCAGTTGGAGCTGGAGCAATGTTGGCATTAATTTGTGACTTTGTTTTGGCAAATAATAAAGCATATTTCTCTCAGGCATTTTCAAATATTGGTTTAATTCCTGACACGGGAGGTACATATTTCTTGCCTAAATTGTTGGGAAGACAATTGGCAAATTATTTAGCATTTACAGGAAAAAAACTGTCTGCTGAAGAATCAAAAGCTTATGGTTTGGTAGCTGAGGTTTTCACTGAAGAAGAATTCAATTCAAAATCAATGGAAATTTTGGAGAAAGTATCCAATATGCCGACTGTTGGTTTAAAACTAACCAAAAAAGCATTCGCCAATTCTTACGATAACACATTGAAAGAACAATTGGAATTGGAAGGCGATCTACAACAGGAAGCTGCAGAAACAGAAGACTTCAAAGAAGGGGTACAAGCCTTTTTAGAAAAAAGAAAACCTAATTATAAAGGAAAATAA
- a CDS encoding 3-hydroxyacyl-CoA dehydrogenase NAD-binding domain-containing protein, translating to MNVGIIGAGTMGIGIAQVAATNGCKVWVYDANAKQVETATVGLEKTLTKLVDKQKISAEKMAEILANISIATELKDFKDCELVIEAIIENKEIKTKVFTELEKHISESCVIGSNTSSISITSLGAELQKPERFIGIHFFNPAPLMPLVEVIPSLLTEKSLAEKIYNLMKDWGKIPVIAKDIPGFIVNRIARPYYGEGLRIVEENIATVEQVDDAMKTIGNFKMGPFELMDLIGVDVNFSVTKTVYNEYFYDPKYKPSLLQQRMSEAKLHGRKTGKGFYDYSEDAVKPVTQKDETLYQQIFLRIISMLINEAVEAKRLGVANDEDLELAMQKGVNYPKGLLAWGKEIGYAKISETLQSLYEEYQEERYRQSPLLRKM from the coding sequence ATGAACGTAGGAATTATCGGTGCCGGAACGATGGGGATTGGCATTGCACAAGTAGCCGCAACGAACGGATGCAAAGTTTGGGTCTATGACGCCAATGCAAAACAAGTAGAAACGGCAACTGTAGGTTTGGAAAAAACATTGACCAAATTGGTTGATAAACAAAAAATTTCGGCAGAGAAAATGGCTGAAATTTTAGCGAATATTTCCATTGCTACAGAATTGAAAGACTTCAAAGATTGCGAATTAGTAATCGAAGCTATCATCGAAAACAAAGAAATTAAAACCAAGGTTTTCACAGAATTAGAGAAACATATTTCAGAAAGCTGTGTCATTGGTTCCAATACATCTTCTATTTCCATCACCTCTCTTGGTGCGGAATTACAAAAACCGGAGCGTTTCATCGGAATTCACTTCTTCAATCCGGCTCCTTTGATGCCTTTAGTTGAGGTTATTCCATCTTTATTAACAGAAAAATCTTTAGCGGAAAAAATCTATAATCTGATGAAAGATTGGGGTAAAATTCCAGTTATTGCAAAGGATATTCCAGGATTTATCGTTAACAGAATTGCTCGTCCTTACTATGGTGAAGGTTTAAGAATTGTTGAAGAAAATATCGCCACTGTAGAACAGGTTGATGATGCGATGAAAACCATTGGAAACTTCAAAATGGGTCCTTTTGAATTAATGGATTTAATTGGCGTTGATGTAAATTTCTCGGTAACCAAAACGGTTTACAACGAATATTTCTACGACCCGAAATACAAACCATCTCTCCTACAGCAAAGAATGTCTGAAGCAAAGCTTCATGGCAGAAAAACAGGAAAAGGCTTCTATGATTATAGTGAAGATGCTGTAAAACCTGTTACTCAAAAAGACGAGACTCTTTATCAACAAATATTTTTAAGAATTATTTCGATGTTGATCAATGAAGCGGTTGAAGCAAAAAGATTAGGTGTTGCGAATGATGAAGATTTAGAATTGGCAATGCAAAAAGGAGTAAACTATCCAAAAGGATTATTAGCTTGGGGAAAAGAAATCGGATATGCAAAAATCTCAGAAACTCTACAAAGTCTTTACGAAGAATATCAGGAAGAAAGATACAGACAAAGCCCGTTACTACGCAAAATGTAA
- a CDS encoding PaaI family thioesterase, translating to MNPRQVAEYMFDQDYFSQWMNIKMIEIKENYCLLEMPIKKEMINGLKTVHGGVTFAFADSALAFSSNNSGDAAVALNCIINFTKAGKEGDIFRAESILVNDTRKTAVYDIKITNQNEELIAKFVGTVYKIGKKVTDL from the coding sequence ATGAATCCAAGACAGGTTGCAGAATATATGTTTGATCAGGATTATTTTTCCCAATGGATGAATATCAAAATGATCGAAATCAAAGAAAATTATTGTTTACTCGAAATGCCCATCAAAAAGGAAATGATTAATGGGTTGAAAACCGTTCACGGAGGCGTTACGTTTGCTTTTGCGGATTCTGCATTGGCATTTTCGTCCAACAATTCCGGAGATGCAGCTGTTGCATTGAACTGTATCATCAATTTTACGAAAGCAGGAAAAGAGGGTGATATTTTCAGAGCAGAAAGTATCTTGGTAAACGATACAAGAAAAACCGCTGTTTACGACATTAAAATTACGAATCAAAACGAAGAATTGATTGCAAAATTTGTCGGAACAGTCTATAAAATCGGAAAAAAAGTAACCGATTTGTAA
- a CDS encoding DUF6624 domain-containing protein, which translates to MRKMFLLLFTLLTFLMNAQQKVNEVLKKELDEIMKVDQGYRMLFDSEITPEKKDKLLKDLNIDKEEFEKKNWQLVAEHDSLNMQKIENIISKYGYPGKTLVGEPTNQAAWYVIQHSTKIGKYLPLIKEAGKKKEIPFTWVAMMEDRYLMNENKEQIYGTQGKGEMTKDKDGKQVFINFVWPLKDPKNVNKRRKDAGFDSTIEENAQRMFGKDFKYEPYTLQKVLEIRNKNK; encoded by the coding sequence ATGAGAAAAATGTTTTTACTGCTTTTCACGCTTTTAACTTTTCTGATGAATGCTCAGCAGAAAGTAAACGAAGTTTTGAAAAAAGAACTCGATGAAATCATGAAAGTAGATCAGGGCTACAGAATGCTTTTTGACTCCGAAATAACTCCAGAAAAAAAGGATAAATTACTGAAAGATCTGAATATTGATAAAGAAGAGTTTGAAAAGAAAAACTGGCAATTGGTTGCAGAACATGATAGTCTGAATATGCAGAAAATTGAAAATATTATTTCAAAATATGGCTATCCCGGAAAAACATTGGTAGGAGAGCCTACAAATCAGGCGGCATGGTATGTCATTCAACATTCAACGAAGATTGGAAAATATCTGCCTCTCATTAAGGAAGCTGGAAAAAAGAAAGAAATTCCTTTTACATGGGTTGCAATGATGGAAGACCGATATCTGATGAATGAAAACAAAGAACAGATCTACGGAACACAAGGAAAAGGAGAAATGACAAAGGATAAAGATGGTAAACAGGTTTTTATCAATTTTGTATGGCCCTTGAAAGATCCTAAAAATGTAAATAAAAGAAGAAAAGATGCAGGATTTGATTCTACCATTGAAGAGAATGCTCAGAGAATGTTCGGAAAGGATTTTAAATACGAACCTTATACTTTACAAAAGGTTTTAGAAATAAGAAATAAAAACAAATAA
- the pcaF gene encoding 3-oxoadipyl-CoA thiolase encodes MNNVYIIDYIRTPISKLSGGLSEVRADDLAAIVLKEIVARNPEVPVEEIEDVIFGCANQAGEDNRNVARMGLLLAGLPYKIGGETVNRLCASGMSAVANAFRSIAAGEGEIYIAGGVEHMTRSPYVMSKPSTAFGRDSQMFDTTFGWRFVNPKMKEMYGVDAMGDTAENLAEMHNISREDQDKFALWSQQKATKAQESGRLAEEIVKVEIPQRKGEPKIFDTDEFIKPTSSMEGLGKLRPAFRKEGGTVTAGNASGMNDGAAALILASEEAVKKYGLKPKAKILGSSVAGVEPRIMGIGPVEATQKLLKRLDLSLEDMDVIELNEAFAAQSLAVTRSLGLQDDDSRINPNGGAIAIGHPLGVSGARIIGSAALELQKQNKKYALCTLCIGVGQGYAMVIEKM; translated from the coding sequence ATGAACAACGTATACATCATAGATTACATCAGAACTCCTATTTCAAAACTAAGCGGAGGTCTTTCAGAAGTTAGAGCCGATGATTTGGCTGCTATTGTTTTAAAAGAAATTGTAGCAAGAAATCCTGAAGTTCCTGTTGAGGAAATTGAGGACGTTATTTTCGGATGTGCTAATCAGGCAGGTGAAGATAACAGAAACGTAGCAAGGATGGGACTTTTATTGGCTGGTCTTCCTTACAAAATCGGAGGTGAAACGGTAAATAGATTGTGCGCTTCAGGAATGTCTGCGGTTGCCAATGCTTTCCGTTCGATTGCAGCAGGAGAAGGTGAAATTTACATCGCAGGTGGAGTAGAACACATGACGCGTTCGCCTTATGTAATGTCAAAACCTAGTACTGCTTTTGGTAGAGATAGTCAGATGTTTGATACTACTTTCGGATGGAGATTTGTCAATCCGAAAATGAAAGAAATGTATGGCGTAGATGCAATGGGCGACACTGCTGAAAATTTAGCAGAAATGCACAACATCAGTCGTGAAGACCAGGACAAATTTGCGCTTTGGTCACAACAAAAAGCGACTAAAGCTCAGGAAAGCGGAAGATTGGCGGAAGAAATTGTGAAAGTTGAAATTCCACAAAGAAAAGGCGAACCGAAAATCTTCGATACAGACGAATTTATCAAGCCAACTTCTTCAATGGAAGGATTAGGGAAACTTCGTCCAGCTTTCAGAAAAGAAGGCGGAACAGTAACTGCTGGAAACGCTTCAGGAATGAATGACGGAGCTGCAGCTTTAATTTTAGCAAGCGAAGAAGCAGTAAAAAAATATGGTTTAAAACCAAAAGCTAAGATTTTAGGTTCATCTGTTGCCGGTGTTGAACCAAGAATCATGGGAATAGGTCCTGTTGAAGCGACTCAGAAGCTATTGAAAAGATTAGATCTTTCATTAGAAGATATGGATGTTATTGAATTGAACGAAGCATTTGCTGCTCAATCTTTAGCAGTAACAAGAAGTTTAGGTTTACAGGATGACGATTCAAGAATAAATCCAAACGGTGGAGCGATCGCAATTGGTCATCCACTTGGAGTTTCCGGTGCGAGAATCATCGGTTCTGCAGCTCTTGAACTTCAAAAACAAAATAAAAAATATGCATTGTGTACCCTTTGTATCGGTGTCGGGCAAGGTTATGCAATGGTGATTGAAAAAATGTAA
- a CDS encoding acyltransferase — protein sequence MNIYSYHGIRPIIKPSAYIHPQAVIIGNVEIGEEVYIGPNAVIRGDWGKIIIKDGANVQENCTLHVFPGIETILEESAHIGHGAIIHSGHIGRNCLVGMNAVIMDKAVIGDECIIGALAFVPANFKCDARKLIVGSPAKIIRDVSDEMIKWKTEGTKLYQELAREGKDAILPCEPFTEYVQQIPTKVVDYSIWDDVK from the coding sequence ATGAATATTTACTCATATCACGGCATTCGCCCCATCATCAAACCTTCTGCTTATATTCATCCACAAGCGGTGATTATCGGGAATGTAGAGATCGGGGAAGAAGTTTATATCGGTCCAAATGCAGTTATTCGTGGCGACTGGGGCAAAATTATCATTAAAGACGGTGCCAATGTTCAGGAAAACTGTACGCTTCACGTTTTTCCGGGTATTGAAACGATTTTAGAAGAATCTGCACACATCGGTCACGGTGCGATTATTCATTCCGGACATATCGGTAGAAACTGTTTGGTTGGAATGAATGCTGTTATAATGGACAAAGCAGTTATCGGTGATGAATGCATTATCGGAGCATTGGCTTTTGTTCCTGCGAATTTCAAATGTGATGCACGAAAACTAATTGTTGGAAGCCCTGCGAAAATTATCCGTGATGTTTCTGATGAAATGATTAAATGGAAAACGGAAGGAACAAAATTGTATCAGGAATTAGCAAGAGAAGGAAAAGACGCTATTCTACCTTGCGAACCGTTTACAGAATATGTTCAACAAATTCCTACAAAAGTTGTTGATTACAGCATTTGGGATGATGTTAAATAA